The proteins below come from a single Streptococcus canis genomic window:
- the pbp1b gene encoding penicillin-binding protein PBP1B has product MVKWNTKHKSKGEQKLGLLDLGPVLLRTLKLMSNFFYIVIFLFGMMGAGMALGYLASQVDSVKVPSKASLVKQVESLTMMSQMNYSDNSLIATLDTDLLRTPVANDAISDNIKRAIVSTEDEHFQEHKGVVPKAVFRATLASVLGFGESSGGSTLTQQLIKQQVLGDDPTFKRKSREIIYALALERYMSKDDILSHYLNVSPFGRNNKGQNIAGVEEAARGIFGVSAKDLTVPQAAFLAGLPQSPIVYSPYLSTGQLKSEEDMAYGIKRQQNVLYNMYRTGALTKKEYEDYKAYPIQKDFIQPGSATVKNHDYLYYTVLADAKKAMYSYLIKRDKVSSRDLKNDETKAAYEERALTELQQGGYTITTTINKPIYNAMQTAAAQFGGLLDDGTGTVQMGNVLTDNATGAVLGFVGGRDYALNQNNHAFDTVRSPGSSIKPIISYGPAIDQGLMGSASVLSNYPTTYSSGQKIMHADSEGTAMMSLQEALNTSWNIPAFWTQKLLREKGVDVKDYMTKMGYKIADYSIESLPLGGGIEVSVAQQTNAYQMISNNGLFQKQYIVDKITASDGTVVYQHENKPVRIFSAPTATILQDLLRGPISSGATTTFKSRLAAINPSLANADWIGKTGTTENYTDVWLVLATPKATLGGWAGHDDNTSLAPLTGYNNNSNYLAYLANAINQADPNVLGGGQRFHLDSGVIKANVLKSTGLQPGTVNVNGRTFSVGGEMTTSLWAQKGPGAMTYRFAIGGTDADYQKAWASFGGKRN; this is encoded by the coding sequence ATGGTGAAATGGAACACGAAACACAAAAGCAAAGGTGAGCAGAAATTAGGTCTCTTAGATTTGGGACCTGTCCTTTTGCGTACCCTGAAACTCATGTCTAATTTTTTTTATATTGTCATTTTCCTTTTTGGAATGATGGGAGCCGGTATGGCTCTGGGCTATTTGGCTAGTCAGGTTGATTCTGTCAAAGTTCCCAGTAAAGCAAGTTTAGTCAAGCAGGTTGAGTCCTTAACCATGATGTCACAGATGAATTACTCTGATAATAGCTTGATTGCTACTCTTGATACTGATTTACTTAGAACTCCTGTGGCTAATGATGCCATTTCAGATAATATTAAAAGAGCCATTGTCTCTACAGAAGATGAGCATTTTCAAGAACACAAAGGTGTGGTGCCTAAGGCTGTTTTTCGAGCGACCTTAGCCTCCGTTTTGGGATTTGGCGAATCCAGTGGTGGTTCAACCTTGACACAGCAGTTAATCAAGCAACAAGTTTTGGGAGATGATCCAACTTTTAAACGAAAATCAAGAGAAATTATCTATGCTCTTGCTTTGGAACGTTACATGTCCAAAGATGACATTTTGTCTCACTACTTGAATGTTTCTCCTTTTGGTCGCAATAACAAAGGTCAAAATATCGCAGGTGTTGAAGAAGCAGCGCGTGGTATTTTTGGAGTATCTGCTAAGGATTTAACGGTTCCACAGGCAGCATTTTTGGCGGGGCTTCCGCAGAGTCCAATTGTTTACTCTCCTTATTTGTCAACGGGACAACTGAAGTCAGAAGAGGACATGGCTTATGGCATCAAGCGACAGCAAAATGTTCTCTATAACATGTACCGTACAGGTGCCCTGACAAAAAAAGAATACGAGGACTATAAGGCTTATCCGATTCAGAAGGATTTTATCCAACCGGGAAGTGCTACGGTAAAAAATCACGATTACCTTTATTACACGGTGCTAGCGGATGCTAAGAAAGCTATGTATAGCTATTTGATTAAGCGAGATAAGGTGTCTAGTCGTGACCTGAAAAACGACGAGACTAAGGCTGCCTATGAAGAGAGGGCCTTAACAGAATTGCAACAGGGTGGTTATACCATCACCACAACCATTAATAAGCCTATTTACAATGCGATGCAGACAGCGGCAGCTCAGTTTGGTGGCTTGTTAGATGATGGGACAGGTACAGTTCAAATGGGAAATGTCTTGACGGACAATGCGACGGGTGCCGTTTTAGGCTTTGTTGGGGGTAGAGACTATGCCCTTAACCAGAATAACCATGCCTTTGATACTGTGCGTTCTCCAGGTTCTAGCATTAAACCTATTATTTCTTATGGCCCTGCTATTGACCAAGGATTGATGGGAAGCGCCAGCGTCTTGTCTAATTACCCAACGACTTACTCGAGTGGTCAAAAAATCATGCACGCTGACAGCGAAGGGACAGCCATGATGTCTCTTCAAGAAGCGCTCAATACGTCGTGGAATATTCCAGCCTTTTGGACGCAGAAATTATTGCGGGAAAAAGGGGTCGATGTGAAAGATTATATGACCAAAATGGGCTATAAAATCGCAGATTATTCTATTGAGAGTCTGCCTCTCGGCGGTGGTATCGAGGTATCTGTTGCCCAACAAACCAATGCTTATCAGATGATTTCAAATAATGGCTTGTTCCAAAAACAATATATTGTTGATAAAATCACAGCTAGTGATGGCACTGTTGTTTACCAACACGAAAACAAGCCAGTCCGTATTTTCTCTGCACCAACTGCAACTATTTTACAGGATTTACTGAGAGGGCCAATCTCTTCAGGTGCAACGACCACTTTCAAGAGTCGTTTGGCAGCTATCAATCCTAGTCTAGCCAATGCAGATTGGATTGGTAAGACAGGAACAACTGAAAATTATACCGACGTTTGGTTGGTGCTTGCTACGCCAAAGGCAACTTTGGGAGGCTGGGCAGGTCATGATGACAATACCTCGCTTGCTCCGTTGACCGGTTATAACAATAATTCTAATTACCTGGCTTATTTAGCTAATGCCATTAATCAGGCGGACCCTAATGTTCTTGGTGGCGGGCAACGTTTCCACTTAGATTCAGGAGTCATTAAGGCTAATGTCTTGAAGTCAACAGGATTACAACCAGGGACAGTCAATGTCAACGGTCGAACCTTCTCTGTTGGAGGAGAGATGACGACTAGCTTGTGGGCTCAAAAAGGACCAGGAGCTATGACTTACCGATTTGCTATCGGAGGAACAGATGCTGATTATCAAAAGGCCTGGGCAAGTTTTGGAGGTAAGAGAAATTAA
- the tyrS gene encoding tyrosine--tRNA ligase → MNIFEELKARGLVFQTTDEETLVKALTEGQVSYYTGYDPTADSLHLGHLVAILTSRRLQLAGHKPYALVGGATGLIGDPSFKDAERSLQTKETVLNWSDKIKGQLSRFLDFENGDNKAELVNNYDWFSQISFIDFLRDVGKYFTVNYMMSKDSVKKRIETGISYTEFAYQIMQGYDFYELNAKHNVTLQIGGSDQWGNMTAGTELLRRKADKTGHVMTVPLITDSTGKKFGKSEGNAVWLDADKTSPYEMYQFWLNVMDDDAVRFLKIFTFLSLDEIAEIETHFNAARHERLAQKTLAREVVTLVHGKEAYKQALNITEQLFAGAIKNLSASELKQGLSNVPNYQVKAEDNLNLVDILVTAGISPSKRQAREDVQNGAIYINGDRVQELDYTLSDTDKIDNQLTVVRRGKKKYAVLKFN, encoded by the coding sequence ATGAATATTTTTGAAGAACTCAAAGCACGTGGCTTGGTCTTTCAGACAACTGATGAAGAAACCCTAGTCAAAGCATTAACAGAAGGGCAAGTATCCTATTACACTGGTTATGATCCAACCGCTGACAGCCTTCATCTTGGTCACTTGGTTGCTATCTTAACATCTCGTCGCTTACAATTAGCAGGGCATAAGCCATATGCGCTAGTTGGTGGAGCAACTGGTCTGATTGGTGACCCTTCTTTCAAAGATGCCGAACGTAGCCTGCAAACAAAAGAAACCGTTCTCAACTGGAGTGACAAAATCAAAGGTCAACTGTCTCGCTTTCTGGATTTTGAGAATGGAGACAACAAGGCAGAACTTGTCAACAATTACGACTGGTTCTCGCAAATCAGCTTTATTGACTTCCTCCGTGATGTCGGCAAATACTTCACCGTTAACTACATGATGAGCAAGGACTCTGTTAAAAAACGTATTGAAACAGGAATTTCTTACACTGAGTTTGCTTACCAAATCATGCAAGGCTACGACTTCTACGAACTCAATGCCAAGCATAACGTAACCTTACAAATTGGTGGCTCAGATCAATGGGGTAATATGACCGCAGGAACCGAATTGCTTCGCAGAAAAGCTGACAAGACTGGTCACGTCATGACCGTACCACTCATCACCGATTCAACCGGGAAAAAATTCGGTAAATCAGAAGGCAATGCTGTCTGGCTTGATGCCGACAAAACTTCCCCTTACGAGATGTACCAATTCTGGTTAAACGTCATGGACGATGACGCCGTACGATTCTTAAAAATCTTTACATTCTTATCTTTAGATGAGATTGCAGAAATTGAAACCCACTTTAATGCCGCTCGTCACGAGCGCCTCGCTCAAAAAACCTTGGCGCGCGAAGTGGTTACTTTGGTTCATGGCAAAGAAGCTTACAAACAAGCGCTTAACATCACTGAGCAACTCTTTGCTGGTGCTATTAAAAATCTTTCTGCCAGCGAGTTAAAGCAGGGCTTAAGCAATGTGCCTAACTATCAGGTAAAAGCCGAAGACAACCTTAACCTTGTTGACATTCTCGTGACCGCAGGCATTTCCCCATCAAAACGCCAAGCACGTGAAGATGTGCAAAACGGTGCGATTTACATCAATGGCGACCGTGTTCAAGAGTTGGATTACACCTTATCAGATACCGATAAAATCGACAACCAACTAACTGTGGTTCGCCGCGGTAAGAAAAAATACGCTGTTCTAAAATTTAACTAA
- a CDS encoding type II toxin-antitoxin system RelE/ParE family toxin: protein MVSDNKTHSLIIPETVQEQLRAIKSYIETTYFSEQAGANTVNNILYGLERLEFFPEAGFNADDRVGETIYPPHNTRCIVLGDYLAFYHILEDGKAVFVSDIIHSKQDYIRLFKKK from the coding sequence TTGGTATCTGATAATAAAACCCATAGCCTTATTATCCCCGAAACCGTACAGGAACAGCTACGGGCAATAAAAAGCTATATTGAAACTACTTACTTTTCGGAGCAAGCAGGAGCTAACACCGTCAACAATATTCTTTACGGGCTAGAACGTCTTGAATTTTTCCCAGAAGCAGGATTTAACGCAGATGACAGAGTAGGAGAAACTATTTACCCGCCACATAATACCCGTTGCATTGTTTTAGGGGACTATCTAGCTTTTTATCACATTTTAGAAGACGGAAAAGCCGTTTTTGTATCTGACATTATCCATAGCAAACAAGACTATATCAGACTGTTTAAGAAAAAATAA
- a CDS encoding type II toxin-antitoxin system RelB/DinJ family antitoxin yields the protein MHVLEKNTQVNFKTNSDLLEKAKAIIAAQNLDMTASFNLFLENIVQNKALPFETDTDKERAELLAGLRAEIAKSFDDLEHGRVYNASEVRANLGI from the coding sequence ATGCACGTTTTAGAAAAAAATACGCAGGTCAACTTTAAGACTAACAGCGATTTACTAGAAAAAGCTAAAGCTATTATCGCGGCCCAAAACCTTGACATGACAGCTAGCTTTAATTTGTTTTTAGAAAACATTGTACAAAATAAAGCCTTACCTTTTGAGACTGACACCGATAAAGAACGGGCTGAACTACTTGCAGGTTTACGTGCTGAAATTGCTAAAAGTTTTGACGATTTAGAGCATGGGCGGGTATACAACGCTAGTGAAGTGAGGGCTAACCTTGGTATCTGA
- a CDS encoding ArpU family phage packaging/lysis transcriptional regulator: MNHKNAIRKLKEFHRWQRIANSLDLSYNERYQFDIDCHSTRREHLEISRECALEELDAIKHAINQLSKIEYRQILIECYLISEKLSNQKIMTQLKRSESRYYETKKRALLEFAQSYRNGVLITTA, translated from the coding sequence ATGAACCATAAGAACGCTATTCGTAAACTAAAAGAGTTTCATAGATGGCAACGTATCGCCAATAGCCTTGATTTAAGCTATAACGAGCGTTACCAGTTTGATATAGATTGCCATTCCACACGCAGAGAACACCTTGAAATAAGCCGAGAATGTGCCTTAGAGGAACTAGATGCTATTAAACATGCCATCAATCAACTGTCTAAGATAGAATACAGACAAATACTGATTGAGTGTTATTTGATTAGTGAGAAGCTATCTAACCAGAAGATCATGACGCAACTCAAACGCTCTGAAAGTCGGTACTATGAGACCAAGAAAAGAGCCTTGCTTGAATTCGCCCAGAGTTATAGAAATGGTGTGTTAATAACAACAGCATAG
- a CDS encoding sigma factor-like helix-turn-helix DNA-binding protein, protein MNAKEQLKELKPLFALMTLFEEQRDKDIKLMNAFRNPELLNGIEKGTAKQLLYLAKERDKRLAMIATLQDERQIAVIKARYVDGLSWDEIPDKLGYSRNTVFKLHREALEVLDEP, encoded by the coding sequence ATGAACGCCAAAGAACAACTTAAAGAATTGAAACCGCTCTTTGCTTTAATGACCTTATTTGAGGAACAACGAGACAAGGACATCAAGCTAATGAATGCTTTTCGTAATCCTGAGTTACTAAATGGCATCGAAAAAGGTACAGCTAAACAACTCTTATATTTAGCTAAGGAACGTGACAAGAGACTGGCCATGATTGCCACATTGCAAGATGAGAGACAGATTGCTGTTATCAAAGCTAGATACGTGGATGGCTTATCATGGGATGAGATACCTGATAAACTAGGTTATTCAAGGAATACCGTTTTTAAATTACATAGAGAAGCTTTAGAGGTATTAGATGAACCATAA
- a CDS encoding DNA primase family protein, giving the protein MKSLESEILEARENEQPPRTMKELESRIFQAGEQWREEHTETKINESTGDVTEKVAMPQVFTVAKMLSEIITFTFISKSNVPDYSLLYIYDLDEGIYTASNDLFNRFCKTFDVRIKPREWPQIKLMVRTLTRIKKPLESAYLIPVQNGIIDLRTKELLPFSPKYVITSKISTAYHAPKRVPTDREGKTFDDWLNSIACNDSELVTLFWQIILEAINPNHTRNKFAIFYGDGNNGKGTFQRFLINLIGESNVSALKPAQFAEKHNLETLVGKVCNIGDETPNEYLKNPSDLMSITSGDTVLVNPKGRPAFEATFKLFNIFSGNYIPNGGNKTKGWYRRIMIVPFNADFNGEKEKPWIKNDFLANKEVLEYALYKAINQKPFTHFIEPQAVKGLLEEYQEDNDYLLSWVKHEYMERGWHELDVVPVFIATRSLKHYAEDMGIPKPNVYGAGKETIRHLQQLTPNKYQLKKARVKVEDYDKLDPLEFERPKLGRVNHAITKKE; this is encoded by the coding sequence TTGAAAAGCCTGGAAAGTGAAATCTTAGAGGCGCGTGAAAATGAGCAACCGCCCAGGACAATGAAGGAATTGGAAAGCCGTATCTTTCAAGCTGGTGAACAATGGCGGGAAGAACACACGGAAACCAAAATAAATGAAAGTACAGGGGACGTTACCGAAAAGGTGGCCATGCCCCAGGTTTTCACAGTTGCCAAAATGCTAAGCGAAATTATCACCTTTACTTTTATCAGCAAAAGCAACGTACCTGATTATAGCCTACTCTATATCTATGATTTAGATGAGGGCATATATACGGCTAGTAATGACCTATTTAACCGATTTTGTAAGACTTTTGACGTGAGGATTAAGCCTAGGGAATGGCCCCAGATTAAGCTAATGGTTAGGACATTGACAAGGATAAAGAAACCGCTGGAGAGCGCCTACCTTATCCCTGTACAGAATGGCATAATTGACTTAAGGACTAAAGAGCTACTTCCTTTCAGCCCTAAATATGTGATTACAAGCAAAATCAGCACAGCTTATCACGCGCCTAAACGGGTCCCAACCGATAGGGAGGGGAAGACATTTGACGATTGGTTAAACTCTATCGCTTGCAATGATAGTGAGCTGGTAACATTGTTTTGGCAGATTATCCTGGAGGCTATCAACCCCAACCATACACGGAATAAATTTGCTATCTTTTACGGGGACGGTAACAACGGAAAAGGGACATTTCAGCGGTTCCTTATCAATCTGATAGGAGAAAGTAACGTATCAGCATTGAAGCCCGCACAGTTTGCTGAAAAGCATAACCTGGAAACGCTAGTAGGTAAAGTTTGCAATATTGGAGACGAGACACCTAATGAATACTTAAAAAATCCGTCTGACCTAATGAGTATTACCAGTGGGGACACCGTGCTAGTCAATCCAAAGGGGCGCCCAGCTTTTGAAGCGACCTTCAAACTCTTTAATATCTTTTCAGGAAACTATATCCCCAACGGTGGAAATAAGACAAAGGGCTGGTATAGGCGTATTATGATTGTCCCCTTCAATGCTGACTTTAACGGTGAGAAAGAAAAGCCCTGGATAAAAAATGATTTTTTGGCCAATAAAGAGGTATTAGAGTACGCCCTTTATAAAGCTATCAACCAGAAACCATTTACTCATTTTATCGAACCGCAGGCAGTCAAAGGCCTGTTAGAGGAATACCAGGAAGATAATGATTACTTGTTATCTTGGGTAAAACATGAGTACATGGAAAGAGGTTGGCACGAGCTGGACGTAGTACCCGTTTTTATCGCTACAAGATCCTTGAAGCATTATGCCGAAGATATGGGAATACCTAAGCCAAATGTTTACGGTGCTGGTAAGGAGACAATCAGGCACTTACAGCAGTTAACGCCAAATAAGTACCAACTAAAAAAAGCGCGTGTTAAGGTTGAAGATTATGACAAACTGGATCCGTTGGAGTTTGAGAGGCCAAAACTGGGGAGAGTAAATCACGCTATAACAAAAAAAGAATAA
- a CDS encoding primase alpha helix C-terminal domain-containing protein: protein MAIYEARGFSSYLYPYKGPLEPFDYIAQFKPLKPPEAIDIEEYKRTQAPYCLSGKVTAEKNDSYKRNNASLVYRDLIFLDYDEIETGVNLPKIVSQTLWEYSYIIYPTIKHTAEKPRYRLVVKPSDVMTEATYKQVVKEIADKIGLPFDLASLTWSQLQGLPVTTGDPEGYQRYVNHGLDYPVPKNGSTPNRQVVTTYTPRPRSQRSITMRVIDTLFNGFGDEGGRNVALTKFVGLLFNKWVDCDLETAYELTKIANSVTANPLSERELDRTFESIARAEFRKRG from the coding sequence ATGGCTATTTATGAAGCAAGAGGCTTTAGCTCTTATTTGTACCCCTACAAAGGACCTTTAGAACCATTTGACTATATTGCGCAGTTTAAACCTTTGAAACCGCCTGAGGCTATCGATATTGAAGAATACAAGCGAACACAAGCCCCCTACTGCCTAAGTGGCAAGGTCACAGCAGAGAAAAACGATAGCTATAAGCGCAATAATGCTAGTTTAGTTTATCGCGATTTGATTTTTCTTGACTATGACGAGATAGAAACAGGCGTCAACCTACCTAAAATCGTTTCTCAGACGCTTTGGGAATACAGCTATATTATTTATCCAACGATTAAACACACCGCTGAGAAGCCACGCTATCGGCTTGTCGTGAAGCCTAGTGACGTGATGACTGAAGCAACTTATAAACAAGTGGTCAAGGAGATAGCCGATAAGATTGGACTGCCGTTTGATTTAGCTAGCCTTACCTGGTCACAATTACAAGGCTTACCTGTTACAACAGGCGACCCAGAGGGCTATCAGCGCTATGTGAACCATGGTCTTGATTATCCTGTTCCTAAAAATGGTAGCACGCCAAACAGACAAGTTGTTACTACTTACACGCCACGCCCTAGAAGTCAGCGTTCTATCACCATGAGGGTCATAGATACCTTGTTTAATGGTTTTGGAGACGAAGGTGGGCGTAACGTGGCCCTAACTAAGTTTGTTGGCTTGCTATTTAATAAGTGGGTTGATTGTGATTTAGAAACAGCTTACGAATTAACAAAGATTGCTAACAGCGTGACGGCTAATCCCCTATCAGAGAGGGAGCTAGATAGGACTTTTGAAAGTATAGCAAGAGCAGAATTTAGAAAGAGAGGATAG
- a CDS encoding BRO-N domain-containing protein, with translation MRTETWNGYTIRFVEHNGEWWAVLADIAKALDLKPKFIKQRLGDEVVSNNHVADSLGRQQEMLIVNEFGIYETIFSSRKKEAKTFKLWVFETIKQLRQSTGLEGFQVFRMLDKEHQKQAMNRLVNGLEQVKQTDLIKANTIANKAVSNKYGLPKMIGKSQMTEQMLKDREQLLDDTVELMVIKDKFDLGISVSNAIYSRATH, from the coding sequence TTGAGAACAGAAACATGGAACGGATATACTATCCGATTTGTAGAGCATAATGGCGAATGGTGGGCGGTGCTAGCTGATATTGCTAAAGCACTAGATCTGAAGCCAAAATTTATTAAACAACGTTTGGGAGATGAGGTTGTTTCAAACAACCACGTCGCAGACAGTTTAGGGCGTCAACAAGAAATGTTAATCGTTAATGAGTTTGGCATTTATGAAACTATCTTCTCAAGCCGTAAGAAGGAAGCCAAAACCTTTAAATTATGGGTATTTGAAACCATTAAACAGTTAAGACAAAGCACAGGCCTAGAGGGCTTCCAAGTGTTTAGAATGTTAGATAAAGAACATCAGAAGCAGGCAATGAATAGACTGGTTAATGGCTTAGAACAGGTTAAACAGACTGACCTTATCAAAGCCAACACGATTGCCAATAAAGCGGTATCTAATAAGTATGGATTACCAAAGATGATTGGCAAATCTCAAATGACTGAACAAATGTTAAAAGATAGAGAGCAGTTATTAGATGATACCGTTGAACTTATGGTAATCAAGGATAAATTTGACCTTGGTATCAGTGTTTCAAACGCTATTTACAGTAGAGCAACCCATTAA
- a CDS encoding helix-turn-helix transcriptional regulator — protein sequence MDELMQQMADKFGDMVQAVIIEKIKVIDIDQTLPMELNQKQLATLLGCSTSRLPEFIYRKDFPKIDRGYGRRLAFPRDAVREWYNNNWHKL from the coding sequence ATGGATGAATTAATGCAACAAATGGCTGATAAATTCGGTGACATGGTCCAGGCTGTAATCATTGAAAAAATAAAAGTCATTGATATTGATCAGACATTACCCATGGAACTTAACCAAAAACAATTGGCAACTTTGCTCGGTTGTTCTACAAGTCGTTTACCTGAATTTATTTATCGGAAAGATTTTCCTAAGATTGATAGAGGATATGGAAGAAGATTAGCCTTTCCAAGAGATGCCGTGAGAGAATGGTATAACAATAACTGGCACAAGTTATAA
- a CDS encoding RNA-binding domain-containing protein: MRKYDIQKLLLSGENQSVEFKEAKNSFPKDGMKTICSFANTNNGLLILGVSENTKSKDFYISGVNDSDKVLDELYSLLNNPKKINRNVINEESVEVTNIKGKEIIIISVNKVDYKDKPIYLNDNIASTYFRQGTGDFRCSQEQINAMLRDSAKESFDSTLVQDFSILDLDRETINRYREKFDNINAEHPFSKLDTEQFLLKINALRRDRTDNKIKPTVAGLLIFGTHNAIKEFIPHYNVEYVLKEFTENNRFKDRVIYDGTWGEDNLFNFFHLVIEKLYLTLNDNSNIQENSMNRIGISKLRIAIREAFVNSLIHSDYKSEKGIMVIRYSDRYIFTNGGTLRIDLKDFFSGAHSDPRNYLIQETFRFLNLCEKAGTGIPKIMEAVKESHLKYPKLRTELDSVELTLWDTSLIDNLDIDNEYEKKILELIIENRFITRETLEEKLKIHKNTILKYLKKLVEKQAINKFKSGRQYVYFIAQNQDPEFQKYNHIDAMYSLLEEMKRK, from the coding sequence ATGAGAAAATACGATATACAAAAATTGTTATTATCAGGGGAGAATCAAAGTGTCGAATTTAAAGAAGCTAAAAATTCTTTCCCTAAAGACGGTATGAAAACAATTTGTTCCTTCGCTAATACAAATAATGGTCTGTTAATTCTAGGGGTCTCAGAAAACACAAAGAGTAAAGATTTTTATATTTCCGGCGTTAATGATTCCGATAAAGTACTGGACGAATTATATAGTTTACTTAATAACCCTAAGAAAATTAATAGAAATGTGATTAATGAAGAAAGTGTTGAAGTCACAAATATAAAAGGAAAAGAGATTATCATTATCTCTGTTAACAAGGTTGACTACAAGGATAAACCTATATATCTTAATGACAATATAGCATCTACCTATTTTCGTCAGGGGACTGGTGATTTTAGGTGTTCACAAGAACAAATCAATGCGATGCTAAGAGATTCTGCAAAAGAAAGTTTTGATAGTACACTTGTTCAGGATTTCTCTATTTTAGATTTAGATAGAGAAACAATAAACCGTTATAGAGAAAAGTTCGATAATATTAATGCTGAACACCCTTTTTCCAAATTAGACACCGAGCAATTTCTCTTAAAAATAAACGCTCTACGAAGAGATCGTACAGACAATAAAATAAAACCAACTGTGGCTGGATTATTAATTTTTGGAACACATAATGCCATAAAAGAGTTTATTCCTCACTATAACGTAGAATATGTTTTAAAAGAATTTACCGAAAATAATCGATTTAAAGACCGAGTAATTTATGATGGTACGTGGGGAGAAGATAATCTTTTTAATTTCTTTCACCTAGTTATCGAAAAATTGTATCTAACTTTAAATGACAACTCTAACATTCAAGAAAATTCTATGAATAGAATTGGGATTTCAAAGTTACGAATTGCAATTCGTGAGGCATTCGTTAACAGCCTTATTCATAGTGATTATAAAAGCGAAAAAGGGATAATGGTAATTAGATATTCTGATAGATATATATTCACAAATGGCGGAACACTTAGAATTGACCTAAAGGACTTTTTTAGTGGGGCACATTCTGATCCAAGAAACTACTTAATACAAGAAACTTTTAGGTTTTTAAATTTATGTGAAAAAGCGGGAACTGGTATCCCTAAAATAATGGAAGCAGTTAAAGAGAGTCATTTAAAGTATCCCAAATTACGAACTGAATTAGACTCAGTTGAACTTACATTATGGGATACTTCCCTTATAGATAACCTAGATATTGATAACGAATATGAGAAAAAAATATTAGAGTTAATAATCGAAAACCGTTTCATAACAAGAGAGACTTTGGAAGAAAAACTAAAAATCCATAAAAATACAATTTTAAAATATTTAAAAAAATTAGTGGAAAAACAAGCTATCAATAAATTCAAATCTGGTAGACAATACGTATACTTTATTGCACAAAACCAAGATCCTGAATTTCAAAAATATAACCACATTGATGCTATGTATTCTCTACTAGAAGAAATGAAACGAAAATAA